Proteins from a genomic interval of Spea bombifrons isolate aSpeBom1 chromosome 4, aSpeBom1.2.pri, whole genome shotgun sequence:
- the DERA gene encoding deoxyribose-phosphate aldolase: MANRNAGTELDLGWISKVRVNLPAVLRRAEQIQTRRTVKKDWQAAWLLRAVTCIDLTTLSGDDTPSNIHRLCFKAKHPIRGDLLKTLKMEDLDVTTGAVCVYPARVRDTVKALKDVGCNIHVASVATGFPAGQTPLRTRLEEIKMAVEDGASEIDVVINRTLALTGQWEELYKEICLCREACGEAHMKTILGTGELGSLTNVYKASLVAMMAGSDFIKTSTGKESVNATYPVALVMVRAIRDFYWKTGIKVGFKPAGGIRSAKEALVWLSLMKEELGDEWLKPELFRLGASSLLGDIERQIYHHVTGRYAAYHDLPMA; this comes from the exons ATCTTGGCTGGATCTCCAAAGTGCGGGTCAACCTTCCTGCGGTCCTGAGACGGGCAGAACAGATCCAAACGCGTCGGACGGTTAAAAAGGACTGGCAG GCTGCGTGGCTGCTGCGAGCCGTGACCTGCATCGACCTCACCACTCTCTCCGGTGATGACACGCCATCCAATATCCATCGGCTCTGCTTTAAAGCCAAACATCCGATCAGAGGCGACCTCCTGAAGACGCTAAAGATGGAGGATCTAG ACGTGACCACcggagcagtgtgtgtgtatccgGCACGCGTGCGCGACACGGTGAAAGCCCTTAAAGATGTTGGATGCAACATCCATGTGGCTTCAG TGGCCACGGGATTCCCTGCCGGACAGACTCCACTCAGGACTCGCTTAGAAGAGATTAAAATGGCCGTAGAGGACGGTGCGTCGGAGATCGACGTTGTGATTAACAGAACGTTGGCTCTGACCGGTCAGTGGGAAG AGCTTTATAAAGAGATCTGTTTGTGTCGAGAAGCTTGTGGAGAAGCTCATATGAAGACCATCCTGGGTACGGGGGAGCTCGGCTCTCTCACCAATGTCTACAAAGCTAGTCTGGTGGCCATGATGGCAG GTTCTGATTTTATAAAGACTTCAACAGGAAAGGAGTCCGTTAATGCCACGTATCCGGTAGCGCTGGTGATGGTGCGAGCGATCCGGGACTTCTACTGGAAAACCGGAATAAAG GTGGGCTTTAAACCGGCTGGGGGGATCCGCAGTGCCAAGGAAGCTCTGGTCTGGCTCTCGCTCATGAAGGAGGAATTGGGGGATGAATGGCTGAAGCCCGAGCTCTTCCGGCTGGGGGCCAGTTCTCTGCTGGGGGACATCGAGAGGCAG ATTTATCACCACGTGACTGGCAGATACGCCGCCTATCACGATCTGCCGATGGCCTGA